The following coding sequences are from one Lolium rigidum isolate FL_2022 chromosome 6, APGP_CSIRO_Lrig_0.1, whole genome shotgun sequence window:
- the LOC124665573 gene encoding mitochondrial import receptor subunit TOM7-1-like, which produces MASRPSLKPKPRGKGGKRGSAAADDEQSTMAVAVRHAKEWSTLTMKAAKVAAHWGFIPLIIVVGMTSGDPKPSLFSLLSPV; this is translated from the coding sequence ATGGCGTCGCGGCCGTCGCTGAAGCCGAAGCCGAGGGGCAAGGGCGGGAAGAGGGGATCGGCCGCGGCCGACGACGAGCAGTCcaccatggcggtggcggtgcggcACGCCAAGGAGTGGAGCACGTTgacgatgaaggcggccaaggtgGCGGCGCACTGGGGCTTCATCCcgctcatcatcgtcgtcggcaTGACATCGGGAGATCCCAAGCCCTCGCtgttctctcttctctcccccgtCTGA